In the genome of Schistocerca piceifrons isolate TAMUIC-IGC-003096 chromosome X, iqSchPice1.1, whole genome shotgun sequence, one region contains:
- the LOC124722484 gene encoding fibril-forming collagen alpha chain-like, producing the protein RGGEGARGREGERGRGGEGGRGGEGGRGGEGGERGRGGERGRGGERGRGGERGRGGERGRGGERGRGGERGRGGERGRGGERGRGGERGRGGERGRGGERGRGGERGRGGERGRGGERGRGGERGRGGERGRGGERGREGERGREGERGREGERGREGERGREGERGREGERGREGERGREGERGREGERGREGERGREGERGREGERGREGERGREGERGREGERGREGERGREGERGREGERGREGREGERGREGERGREGERGREGERGREGERGREGERGREGERGREGERGREGERGREGERGREGERGREGERGREGERGREGERGREGERGREGERGREGERGREGERGREGERGREGERGREGERGREGERGREGERGREGERGREGERGREGARGGERGREGARGGERGREGARGGERGREGARGGERGREGARGGERGREGARGGERGREGARGGERERGGERERGGERGREGSERGGESERGGERERGGERERGGERERGGERERGGERERGGERERGGERERGGERERGGERERGGERERGGERERGGERERGGERERGGERERGGERGRGGERGRGGERERGGERERGGERERGGERERGGERERGGERERGGERGREGARGGERGREGARGGERGREGARGGERGREGARGGERGREGARGGERGREGNIVFEKTRPGIVTSDADEKVHYEGG; encoded by the exons agagggggcgagggggcgagggggcgagagggggagagggggagagggggagagggggggagagggggagagggggggagagggggagaggggggcgagagggggagagggggcgagagggggagagggggcgagagggggagagggggcgagagggggagagggggcgagagggggagagggggcgagagggggagagggggcgagagggggagagggggcgagagggggagagggggcgagagggggagagggggcgagagggggagagggggcgagagggggagagggggcgagagggggagagggggagagagggggcgagggggagagagggggcgagggggagagagggggcgagggggagagagggggcgagggggagagagggggcgagggggagagagggggcgagagggagagagggggcgagagggagagagggggcgagagggagagagggggcgagagggagagagggggcgagagggagagagggggcgagagggagagagggggcgagagggagagagggggcgagagggagagagggggcgagagggagagagggggcgagagggagagagggggcgagagggagagagggggcgagagggagagagggggcgagagggagagagggggcgagagggagagagggggcgagagggagagagggggcgagagggagagagggggcgagagggagagagggggcgagagggagagagggggcgaga ggggcgagagggagagagggggcgagagggagagagggggcgagagggagagagggggcgagagggagagagggggcgagagggagagagggggcgagagggagagagggggcgagagggagagagggggcgagagggagagagggggcgagagggagagagggggcgagagggagagagggggcgagagggagagagggggcgagagggagagagggggcgagagggagagagggggcgagagggggagagggggcgagagggggagagggggcgagagggggagagggggcgagagggggagagggggcgagagggagagagggggcgagagggagagagggggcgagagggagagagggggcgagagggagagagggggcgagagggagagagggggcgagagggagagagggggcgagagggagagagggggcgagagggagagagggggcgagagggggcgagagggggcgagagggggcgagagggggcgagagggggcgagagggggcgagagggggcgagagggggcgagagggggcgagagggggcgagagggggcgagagggggcgagagggggcgagagggggcgagagggggcgagagggggcgagagggggcgagagggggcgagagggggcgagagggggcgagagggagagagggggcgagagggagagagggggcgagagggggcgagagggg AGTGAGAGAGGTggcgagagtgagagagggggcgagagggagagagggggcgagagggagagagggggcgagagggagagagggggcgagagggagagagggggcgagagggagagagggggcgagagggagagagggggcgagagggagagagggggcgagagggagagagggggcgagagggagagagggggcgagagggagagagggggcgagagggagagagggggcgagagggagagagggggcgagagggagagagggggcgagagggagagagggggcgagagggggagagggggcgagagggggagagggggcgagagggagagagggggcgagagggagagagggggcgagagggagagagggggcgagagggagagagggggcgagagggagagagggggcgagagggagagagggggcgagagggggcgagagggggcgagagggggcgagagggggcgagagggggcgagagggggcgagagggggcgagagggggcgagagggggcgagagggggcgagagggggcgagagggggcgagagggggcgagagggggcgagagggggcgagagggggcgagagggg AATATTGTGTTTGAAAAAACTAGACCAGGTATTGTAACAAGTGATGCAG ATGAAAAGGTACATTATGAAGGTGGTTAG